Part of the Bos taurus isolate L1 Dominette 01449 registration number 42190680 breed Hereford chromosome 1, ARS-UCD2.0, whole genome shotgun sequence genome is shown below.
CAAATTCTTGTCAGGAAAATATGGGTAATGTAGGTATGATCTTCTGACATATCTTAGAGTCACTAATGGTATCAGAGGGGTCAGTAGGGTCCCCACTGGAGGGCTACCGGTAAGAGACTCCTGAAGGGCTGACAAATCCAAGAACTTCTTTCAGGTTTTCCTTTCAGCTTTGCGTtaaaacccacttcagtattcttacctgggaaatcccaaggacagaggagcctggtggactacagtccatggggtcacaaagagtgggacatgacttagcaactaaacagcagctgCAAGGACTTGCTAATACAGGATTGCTAAAATGAGGCATTTGTAAACTAAAATTTGCGCATTACTCAAGTGTCCTCAGGATTCAAGTTAGGCACTCTACTAAGATCCTGTATTCCCTGGGAAAGTTTAAAAGCTCCTGCCTGCAAGCAGACACCCTCATGTCAGAGTTCTCTCAGTTTCTAGGGGTTTTTGTTATCAATGCATTAGCAGCATTGACCTGAGGTGGTTGAGCTGCTATAATTGCTTTCTGATAATGATCTGATAGCTTTGTTTCATAATCATCTATTCAGTGTCATGTGaattgtttgattttctccttcAATATGTTTGatgcatgctgctactgctaagtcacttcagtcgtgtccgactctgtgcgaccccacagatggcagcccaccaggctctcccattcctgggattctccaggcaagaacactggagtgggttgccatttccttctccaatgcatggaagtgaaaagtgaaagtgaagtcgctcagtcgtgtctgactcttagcgaccccatggactgcagcctaccaggctcctccgtccatggaattttccaggcaggagtactggagtggggtgccattgccttctccgatgtttgATGCATATTTGCATCAAAAATAGTTTTAGCAATCCCGTGTTAACaaggccttgctgctgctgctgtttattgcctattttaaagtgtatagggcattgtttaattaaaaagacTCATGTAAACTCATATTCTCTTATATAGTATAAACAAATCCATATGTAATTATAGCAGTAAGTTTGCtgcaacttttaattttgttccttttccatTCTATGGTTATCACCAGTTCTTTTTTGAGTGAGGCATTATGCATGGATGAGTAAAATAGATTCCATGATCAAAACCATTTGAAATACACTGTTCTAAATTCTTTGAGGAGATTGTTAATGCTCACCCTCACAATCCTTAAACATTGTACAATAGTAGCAAAGTAACCAACATGGGACTCTCCCTCCAATTTCTCACCTTGCTCATCCAAAGGTCCTGGCTACGTTCATCTACTTCCATAAATGTAGAGCCTGTTTATTATGCTACATCCTAACCTCTCCTGAGGAATCTATCAGGATGATATCCCAGGACACATCTCATCATTATCTCATCATTCATTTCTTGGCTGGCACAAATGTCATTTTCTCAGAGAGGCTTTCCTTGAATATTCTGCTTATCTATTCTATTCCTCTGTcctgttaccctgtttattttctttaggacagTTATCAGTATGTCATATCATCAGTGTCCTCCTGTCTTTTGAGTCTTCTCCTGTCTGTCTTATTCATTGCCATATCCCCAGCACCTAAAAAATATCTAGAATATAAGGAAGCACTAAGTAAACTAAAGATTGGTAAATAATGAATGAgttctttactcattcatttcACAATGCTGTTCTGGCGAGCAGATGACTAGAAGGTCCATAGAGGCAGAAGCTCTCATTTAATCCTGATGGCATGTTGCATGTATTGGAGGTCTACCTGCCAGCCAACCAATGGGGATTATCAGCTACCCCAGCCCagtattttcttcttcagttgCAGCAATTGAAGCAGGGCTGCTCTTCTTCATTGCATCCCCCAACCTCTTCCATCTCAATGGGAGAGAGTCCAAGGCTCTGGAAACTTGTCTTAGGTGTAATGTTTGAATCCCCTTCTCCTATCAAAGAGCCCTAGCTGGTCTGGCTGTGAGGATTTCATATAATTAGAAATGGTGAAATCTGTGTGTGAGCTGAAGCTGTGAATGATGTCAACATATGGGAAGCATGTAGAGCTGATAGATGGGTAGGGAGCTGAGGTCTCTGAGCCCCTGGTGAGTCATCCAAAGGTCAAGGAGGGCCACGGGAAGACATTGATGAATGTTGAGTATATGTATCTGGGAATCAGAGAGTCTGGGAGATGACAGTGGGGAACAGTGGAATGAGAGAATAAGCTGGAAGTGGTGAGCAAAGAGAATTTTGTGGtggggttatttattttttggtgttgTTTAGTGCCtctgttgagatataatttacataccattaAATTCACCTACTTGAAGCACACAATTCACTGGTTTTTAGCTTATTTGCAGAGTCATGCAATcgtcaccactatctaattttagggattcatgtcgatgtatggcaaaaccaatacaatattgtaaagtaattagcctccaattaaaataaataaatttatattaaaaaaagaatatatttttttttaccatcccCCAAAGGAAGCCTGTACTCATTAACAGCCACTCCTCTTTCATCTACCCCTTTCCCCACTAagtcctaggcaaccactaatctactttctgcctcTAGGGATTAgcatattctggatatttcatataaataggattatatgatatatgatcttttgtgactggttttcCTTtaacttagcatgttttcaaggttcgtcTATGTTGTAGCCTGTATCAtgtgcttcatttctttttatggccaaataatattccattgtatggatatataacttcttatttatccattctttagttgatagacacttaggttgtttctactttttggctattatgaataatgtcaCTGTGAACATTTgagtacaagtttttgtgtggacaaatgttttcatttctcctgggtatatatctagggatggaattgctagatcatgtaGTAATTCTGTGTTAAACACGTTGAGGAGCCGCTGAACTGTTTGCCAAAGTCTGTACTATTTGCATTCTACTGGAACTTTTTCTGACTAGTGGTTTTATGAGTTTGTTCTGGACACTCGAGCCACCTGAGTACCACCAAAATGAGTATGTTGGGATTCTGCTTGGATCGCACTATTTAACTTCTGCTGCACAAACCTCTGGATCCCATGAGGCCCATttgctatgctgctaagtcacttcagttgtgttcaactcttttggaccctgtggaacatagcccaccaggctcctctgtctatgggattctttaggcaagaatactgaagtgggttaccatttcctactccaggggatcttcccaacctagggattgaacccacgtctcttaggtctcctgcattggcaggtggattctttaccactagagctacctgggaagcccaaattttggGACACAATCCTTTTCCAAAGTTAAGAACCCATCTTCTcattgacttttctttttctggccatgacacacagcatgcaggattttagttccccaaccagggatcaaacctgtgccccctgcagtggaagcacagcactctaaccactggactgccaaggaattcccctgATCATTTGTTACGATTTTACCTAAATGTAACCCCAGAGGTGTATTGTGACCAGGCAGTCCTGTCAGGCCTCATGTCTCCATCTGTTCTTGTATTCTATTCATTGCTTTCTCCACACAAAGCTTTCCTAATGTCTAGCCCAGTAGTTTCAGCTCTAGCTGCACGTTAGAATCTCCTGGGAAGTTTTCAAACATACCAAAACCCATGCCAAAGCTTCTGATTTAGTTGGTCTAGGGTGAAGACTGGGTTGTAGGATTATTTGGAAATTTCCTCAGATGATTCTGATATGCAGCCAGGATTGAGAACCATTGCTCCAGCTAGAAGAGTCCTTTCTCCTCTGAACTCtatagcagttttttttttttttctcttatctcCTGTTTGCTGCTTTGCACATGCGgtgtatcttagttccccaaccagggccctagcagtgagagcactgagtcctaaccactggatcaccagggaattacTGCAGTTTCTCTCTAATGGTGCTCAACAAAACTTTAATAACGTGTTCTACAAGTTATTTacacatgtattttatttctccaGCTGTGCCACAAGCTTTTTGAGGACAGATATTGTGCTTCATTCTTCAGATTTCCaacagggttcagttcagttcagttgctcagtcatgtccaactctttgcaatcccatggactgcagcacttcagacttccctgtccatcaccaactcccagagctcgctcaaactcatgtccattgagtcggtgatgccatccaaccacctcatcctctgtcgtccccttctcctgccttcaatctttcccagcatcagggtcttttccaatgagtcagctcttctaaCAGGATTACCCAAGGACATTTGTTTATCCCCTCACCTGGGCTCAGTAAACATTCATTAAGCACAGACCTATCCctgaaaaaagaactaaaaatagcaAGAACTGCATGACCTTGAGTAAGTTATATAGCCTCTGACCTCTCAGAAAAGACTGGGTTACAGCCAGTTTGGAAAAGACTGGTCCTCCACTGGCATTATCATGGAACAATGCACAGGAGCCAGCCTGTCAGGAAGTTATCTGAGGTCTTCCTTGACCGCCCTCCTAAACTTGCAGCTTCCTCCCTGCATTGCCcattctgctttgctttttctcCTTGGCACTCAGCACATACTCTgtgtttcacttctcttctttactgtCAGTCTCCACCCACCCGCAATGTAAGCTCCCTGTGGATAGAGATTTTTGCCAGCCTGGTTCACTTCTGTATCTTCAGAATTCAGAATAGTACCTCGCagatagtagatgctcaataaatatttgttaaaataataaataagcattttagcctatttttaaaaaaaggtttaatCCCTGACCTCTACTCCAGCAACATGAATGActttttggtaaatatttgtaGTCTTTACTATAAAGCCTTTCTTTTCcagtaaaaattatatttctagcATAAACATGTATATTCTGAATTGTGTTTTGGAAATATAATGCCATTTCTGAGAGCATCGACAGTGGTTCTGTTTAAGCCCAGGGAGGGTTGGAGCAGGGATCATGGGCACATTTTTGGGACTGTTGTGTGTGGACTGGAGCAAAGGAACAGTGTCTGGGATGGTTAGTGGAAGCCAAGGAAACCTAAACACTGGGTGTTCTTGCACCATTAGAACTCTGCTCCTAGGTGTTCCAGAGGACAAGGATCgtggtgacagaggtggccaagaAGAGCAGGTAGATGCGGAAGAGCAGGTTGTCCATCATGTGGCCGAATTGCACCCACAGGTCAGCGAGCTGGGCTCTTGTCAATCCTGTGCCCCCATTCAGTTCTGCCTCTTTGGGTCCCAACTCCTTCCCTCCCAGTTTTCCTGGCTCCTTCAGTCCTATGGGGAGGACAGAGATATAGCCATGAAATGGGAGGGAGACAGGATTAGAGAAATGGGAGACTGGGAAGTTGGGCCAGTGTAGACAGGgtgagcagtgtagacagggtGAGCAGTGTAGACTTCTCTTACCAGACAGGTGGGTGGATATGAGGCCCAGGCTTGTATTTTCTTTCTGGGGCACAGCAGGGCAACATGTCCTTGGACTGGCGTGGCGTAGAAGCAGGGAGTGGAGCCAGCGAGGCatgggtgggggctgggtggtGGCCAGGTGCAGCAGGTAGGTGATAAAGATGGTCTCCAGGAGGCTGAGCACCATCAGGGACAGACACAGGGCAAAGTAGACACCTGGGTGGCAGGAAGGAGCACACTCGGGTGAGTCAGGGCCAGAAGGACCACCAAGCCCCCCTTTCTTCTGTCTCACACCTCAAGGCTTTTTAAAGATGACTGCACCTTAACTGCCTCAGCAGATCTAGCCAGTTCACTCGCCTACCCTGCCtatgttgtttttcatttttcatttcccaACTGAGAGGTAGGGGACATACTAAAGAGGGAGGTGCCAGTGGCAGGAAGTAAGTCACTGATATTGAGCAGGAAGACGTTGTAGCCCAACAGGAGTGTCATCTTGAATGGGGCACGGTTCTCGTTTTCTGCTGGCAGGTAGAAGCTGAGGGCGTCAATGGCGACTAGAAAGCTACTGGGCACCAGGAGGTTTATAACGTAGAGGGTGGGCCTGCGCCTGATGGCcacctggtggggaggggagagcagaGAACCAGGtgaagttagaactggatgttCTAACTGAAGTTAGAAACCAAGGGATGAGTCcagtcccttcctttctttcttttcttttttttggtctatACCATACAGCCtattggatcttagttccatgaccagggatcaagcctgcaccccctgcattggaagtgcagagttccaaccactggatcacctggAAGTCCCACTCCTTCCTTTCTTGATGTTCTCACTCCAACAATAGCTGTTTTTGGGAGGAGCAGCTTTTGTGTGACAAATAGGACTCCCCCATACCCACTGAAGAAAACCTAGGCCAGGGATGATAGGTTCAGAGATGGGGGTTGCTTTGGGGACTTGGGAGAGAGAAAGGCTGTGAGAGTTATGGTGCCTAGGGACTTTTTGGTCTTAGGGCAAATGGTGAAAGGCTCTGAGACTTAGAAGGGTCTGATGAGGAAGCTATGGGGGATGGAGAGTCATGCTGGAATCTCTGGCCTTACATAGAACATGATCTGGTCAAAAAGACTGGTGCCCACAGACATCTTCGGGGTGGCCTTGTTGATGCCCAGGAGCTCCCACTCTCCTTTTGTGCGGCCACGGTCACGTGAGTCATCCATTATCTCCCACACTTCCTTGTCCATGCCCAGCAACATTCTTTCCTCTGCCGGGGAGACAAACACTCAGTTCACATCTGCTCAGCACCTGCTCTATGCTGGGATTGCAGAGATGATTCGATGACTGTTTTAGTTACTTTTTCAGCTAGTCCTGTAGTGTGACTTCCTTGCTGCCCAGTTGCCTCCTTTCAGttttgggatttttcaggaagtCTCTAAAATTCAACTTCTCCCCACCATCTACATACCCGCAACTAGAAAATATTCCACTATCCCCTTTTATACATAAAAAAAATGACTTGGCCCCTGAGTGTTTTTTTGTTGCCCCACTGGTTGATCTCATTTTATTCAGTGCAACTCACCTGTATAGAGGAAAGAGCTAAAGGTGAGGGTGCAGTTCTGCTGGTCAAATGGGAAGTAGAAGATGTCCAGGTTACAGATGCTGGTCACCCTCATCGGTTTGTTATATACAACATGACCATCATTAGACACATATGCAGAGAGGCCATCCGGGGTCTGATCCACATCCATGCTAAGTGGCAAAAGTGGGGGCAGGCATCTGTTTTAAGTTTTGCTCTTAAGGCAAGGTTTCCCAATGCTGCTGCTccgccatctttttttttttaatttatttaaattggaggctaattactttacagtattttagtgtttttttttttttttgccatacattgacatgaatccaccatgagtatacatatgttccccatcctgagcccccctcccacctccctccccatcccatccctctgggtcatcccagtgctccggccctgagcaccctgtctcatgcatcaaacctggactggcaattcgtttcacatatgataatatacatgtttcaatgctattcttccaaatgatcccaccctcaccttctcccagagtccaaaagactgttctatacatctgtgtctcttttactgtctcacatatagggttatcattaccatctttctaaattccatatatatgcgttagtatactgtattggtgtttttctttctggcttacttcactctgtataataggctccagtttcatccacttccttagaactgattcaaatgtattctttttaacagctgagtaatattccattgtgtatatgtaccaccagctttcttatccattcgtctgctgatggacatctaggttgcttccatgtcctggctattataaacagtgctgcgatgaacatgggggtacatgtatctctttcaattctggtttcctcggtgtgtatgcccagcaatggggttgctgggtcatatggcagttctatttccagttttttaaggaatctccacactgttctccatagtggctgtactagtttgcattcccaccaacagtgtaagagggttcccttttctccacatcctcaccagcatttatttcttgtagactttttgatagcagccattctgactggtgtgaaatggtacctcattgtggttttgatttgcatttctctgataatgagtgatgttgagcctcttttcatgtgtttgttagccatttgtatgtcttctttggagaaatatctgtttagttctttggcccattttttgattgggtcgtttatttttctggagttgagctacaggggttgcttgtatatttttgagattaattctttgtcagttgcttcatttgctattattttctcccattctgaaggctgtcttttcaccttgcttatggtttccttcattgtgcaaaagcttttaagtttaattaggtcccgtttgtttatttttgcttttatttccattactctgggaggtgggtcatagaggatcttgctgtgatttatgttggagagtgttttgcttatgttttcctctaggagttttatagtttctggtcttacatttagatctttaatccattttgaatttatttttgtgtatggtgttagaaagtgttctagtttcattcttttacaagtggttgaccagttttcccagcaccacttgttaaagagattgtcttatttccattgtatatttttgcctcctttgtcaaagataaggtgttgataggtgtgtggatttctctctgggctttctattttgttccattgatttatatttctgcctttgtgccagtaccatactgtcttgatgatccGCTGTCTTTTCTGCCCACCGTTTTCTCATTTCTAGGGGAAAAGTTGATGAGCTGTGACTGTGTTCCTCTCTGAAATAAGTTTTCAGTGGCCCCGCTGCATGGGTTTGCCCTGCACTGCCCTGGCCTGCTCCTTGCAGAAGAGTCTTCCCCCAGCTTTTCCCGGCCCTGATACTCACGATTCTACGATGAAGATGTCTGGGAGCCACAGGTTCTCAGCTGTGATGGCGAGTTTTTTTATATCACCACATTCTTCTGGGTCCCAGCTGATAAATGGGTGATTCCAGCTCTAGGACACAGGGCACAGAGAGATGATTATGGCTCAGACCTGAAGCTAGTTTATATCAGCATTTGCTGCCCTTGAGTCccttaaaatatacatacatatgtctgTATTTTTCCTAATTGTATGTACTATGGGCATATGATAAAACTTCAACAACTCCAGAAAGatataatatacaaaataacTTTTTCCCTCCTTAATTCACTCTGACTCAGTTCATCTCCTCAACTCAGTCCCATTATTAACAGTTTTTTATACATCAttctagaaaaaatatatattccagCATTCGTTTTTATTTACCTGGACTCCTACTGTGCACATTGTTATAAcagttgctttttaatttttttttagccacaTTTCCTTTTAAACTCtgattcctcttctctctctggtGATAATGTCCCTCTTTTCTAGTTTACAAAGTCTTATTGGCTTTTCTCTTCCTGCTCACAGGAAATCTTAAGCTGGGTGCTGGATACGTTTGAGCCTTGAAGCTTACTTAGGGGTTTCCAACTATACTGccctttttcttcctgttttttccATCTGAATTTCAAAGTTGATTGGCAGCCCAGAAAGCTATTTGTCACCAGCAATGGCCCCATTCTGGTTGTATTTCCTTGGGCGCTGTCAGTTTTAACAAATGTGATTTTTGCAAAAAAAGCCAGAAAAGCAggcaaggagaaagagagaaaaaagctggGATTACGTACCAACTTTAACCACAGAAATGATGTCAGCAGCTGAAGTTGTGcatcctgtttaaaaaaaaaaaaatccccattcAGGATCATTAGCTATGGAATCAGGTCCTAGTCTACCTCTTCCCTTTGTTTCCTAAGTGGCCCCATGTTCAGTTTTTCAATTACAAGTCTCGAAAGATAGTTCAGAAAAATTAAGGTTGCACAGAAACTGTAAGGAGAAAAAACAGCATGGGAGCCCATTGGgaatatgtgttttttttgtttttttttttttaaatggaatattcCTATAAGGGCAGGATTCAAGGACAATGTTCCCTGACAAAATGTCACTGCAGCATTCCCTGTCATGTCTCTCAACCCCAGAGGATGAACATCTAACTTGTACAAAATCCATTCAGGAAGTTCATTGCTTACCACTGGACAGCTATAATGTTGGACTGACAAGGTAGAGTTCTTGTTTTCTATTAGCAACCTATAGAAAAATATAGCAGTCAAAACTTACCACTTCCAGGATGGCAGACAGGGTGAAAGAGATGTTGATACGAGTAGGGATGCTAAAATTGGTGACTGGACGGAAGTCCTTCTTGTTAAATACAGACTGGAAGACAGTGGGGTCTACCCCCTGCTGGTCAAAGCCTGAGCAATTGATGGTGAAAGTGTTTGCCCTCCCTGTAGAGAATAGAGACCCTGTGAGATGGAAATAGGGCTTTTGTGTTTTCCTAAGTGAGAGGAGTGCCAGGGCTGGAACCTGAGAGCCTCCCTGCAGAGAAAGAAATGTGGACATGGGGTGGTCATGTGAACCACAccccccgcgccccccccccGGGCTCCCcgtaccaccccccaccccgccccgcttCTTGGGACAAGAGTCCCAGAGGCCAAGTTCTTCCTGCCAGGGCTGAAGAGGATGGGCTGGTGTGGTAGGCAAATGGTGGAAGTTGATGTGGTGAGCTGAGTCAGAGCACAGCCCTTTCTTCCTGTGCTTTTAGTCCCATATAAAGCCTACCCAAATCCCTATGCAAACTGCCTCTCTGGGGAGGCCTCTTCCTTCCATAGTGGTGACCCTAAAGTTTTGGCCTTTGTCTGACCATACTTTTCTTCTCTCCAGCTCTATTATGATTCTTCCTTGTAGATGCTGAACAAAATTCCTCTAAAATTTTGTTTCTCAATGTTCCTTTCCCACTTTCATGTTTTCTCATTTCCTGAAAGGAAAAATTTAGAGACAAACATCTGTGTGATGTCAAACATGTGGAAACTTAAGGAATGTGGTATTCAATGTGAATTTATTGACTACCTACAATGTCCTGTACCCTGTgacattctcaaactcagtgattTCCTCTAAGATCTATGGGTGGCATTTTCATCGTCACCATCTTGATAAGATCTCATTGATCATCCACCATGTGGCTGGTGGAGCTATATGATGAAATCTTAAAGTCCTTCTGCCCACCTCCCCTGCACCCCAACCCCAGGTAACTGTGGTTATTCCTGTAGCTAAGCCCAGCCTTTTCTTTCCCACGTCTCTTTTACATCTCCCCATTCCAATTATCTCATGAGGTACATCTCCAAACTAAGGAGAAACATATCTGGGGGGAAGCAAACACTGTCCTTTTCCTCCATATCACCTCTCTACCACATCTGCCAAAGCGAGGTGGGAAAGGAGTTATGTTATTGTCAGAAGGACCCAGACTACCCTGTTCATAGTTACTAATCTGGTAGAAGGACAAGTTGAACATTATTAATATAAAGGAGTGGAATCAGAGAGGCGGtaaaatggaacaacagatgATTTAGTAGATGCCTATGCAGGCAAATGAGACGGGAGCTGTGTGTTCTGATTAGTGAAATAGGTTTTTCATCTGTTTCCCAAAGGAAACCAAACcataaatattaaagagaaaagaaa
Proteins encoded:
- the HTR3C gene encoding 5-hydroxytryptamine receptor 3C isoform X1; translated protein: MSTFLSLQGGSQVPALALLSLRKTQKPYFHLTGSLFSTGRANTFTINCSGFDQQGVDPTVFQSVFNKKDFRPVTNFSIPTRINISFTLSAILEVDAQLQLLTSFLWLKLSWNHPFISWDPEECGDIKKLAITAENLWLPDIFIVESMDVDQTPDGLSAYVSNDGHVVYNKPMRVTSICNLDIFYFPFDQQNCTLTFSSFLYTEERMLLGMDKEVWEIMDDSRDRGRTKGEWELLGINKATPKMSVGTSLFDQIMFYVAIRRRPTLYVINLLVPSSFLVAIDALSFYLPAENENRAPFKMTLLLGYNVFLLNISDLLPATGTSLFSVYFALCLSLMVLSLLETIFITYLLHLATTQPPPMPRWLHSLLLRHASPRTCCPAVPQKENTSLGLISTHLSGLKEPGKLGGKELGPKEAELNGGTGLTRAQLADLWVQFGHMMDNLLFRIYLLFLATSVTTILVLWNT
- the HTR3C gene encoding 5-hydroxytryptamine receptor 3C precursor; the protein is MEGWWSTTGGFFLCLSASLVLQGRANTFTINCSGFDQQGVDPTVFQSVFNKKDFRPVTNFSIPTRINISFTLSAILEVDAQLQLLTSFLWLKLSWNHPFISWDPEECGDIKKLAITAENLWLPDIFIVESMDVDQTPDGLSAYVSNDGHVVYNKPMRVTSICNLDIFYFPFDQQNCTLTFSSFLYTEERMLLGMDKEVWEIMDDSRDRGRTKGEWELLGINKATPKMSVGTSLFDQIMFYVAIRRRPTLYVINLLVPSSFLVAIDALSFYLPAENENRAPFKMTLLLGYNVFLLNISDLLPATGTSLFSVYFALCLSLMVLSLLETIFITYLLHLATTQPPPMPRWLHSLLLRHASPRTCCPAVPQKENTSLGLISTHLSGLKEPGKLGGKELGPKEAELNGGTGLTRAQLADLWVQFGHMMDNLLFRIYLLFLATSVTTILVLWNT